GATGTTGGTGGTGGTACTGGGTTTACTACTTTGGGTATTGTTAAGCATGTGGATGCCAAGAATATCACAATTCTTGACCAGTCACCTCACCAGCTTGCAAAGGCTAAGCAGAAGGAGCCCTTGAAGGAATGCAAGATAATTGAAGGAGATGCAGAGGATCTTCCTTTTCCTACTGACTATGCGCATAGATATGTGTCTGCTGGGAGGTAATAGGCAGTCACTGTAATGCTGTTCTTCAACCTCTATTTTGAATTTTGTTTCAATGCTAGATTTCTTTGGGGATAAATTCTCTACAATGTCATTGGGAATTTATAGTAAATTTCCCCCTTAATCCAATTGTTAATACTTAATAGGCTTTAGCTGAATGAGATTATTCATACTAAATTTGGGATACATGACTAAAAGAAGTTGAATATGCTAGTGCCataaaaatcataaatttttAAGGGTTCTCAATACCAAACGTGATATTATCTTCCATATCTTAGTTTCTAAATAATGGGATTCTAATTCCTCAAAAAGCTGTCAATTCTATTGCTAATTGCTCAATATGGCATTTCTCTATATTATCAAAtactgtgattatgttcctcagcATTGAGTACTGGCCGGATCCACTGCGCGGCATCAAGGAAGCATACAGGGTACTGAAAATAGGAGGAAAAGCCTGTATTATAGGTCCTGTGTACCCAACCTTTTGGCTGTCTCGCTTTTTTGCTGATATGTGGATGCTCTTCCCTAAGGAAGAAGAGTACATTGAATGGTTTAGAAAGGCTGGGTTTATACGTATCGAATTGAAAAGAATTGGCCCAAAATGGTACCGTGGTGTTCGTCGGCATGGGTTGATTATGGGTTGCTCTGTAACTGGAGTTAAGCCATTTTCTGGAGATTCTTCCCTGAAGGTTAGATGCCTCATCTCTTAACATCTGCATATTTTTATGTGAAACTTTGGTGGGAGAAACTACTGATTTTTTGCTTGATGtcattgtttaattattattccACTGGATTAATCTATCAAACACCCATAATTGTGTTCCTGTACTTTGTTTAAAATTTTTTCGAAATGATCATGTTCTTAGAATCTATCAGTTGTATTAAAATTTACCAAGAAATCTATGATGGTGTTAGGATTGTTAATAGATTTATGGAGCGTTGAGTTGTTTTTTTCTTATATCATTGGATTTAGCTTGTAGCAATACTTTTCCATCAGCCACTTTGGGTCTTCCATTTAAGAATTTTACTAAAATTTGGTGTACCAGATTCTCACGTTTAGAAATTAAAGCCTTTAAGGCAAAAATCTTCTTGAGACCTCGTCCTGATGATTTAAGGACTGAGTTTGTTTCAACCTGCTGCTTGCATTGAATATTCTACTGCATTGTAATTTTCCTGGGGCAATATCAGACGTCTTTGAAATTAATGAAGGGACAAGAAAATGGAATAGCCTTATGGAATAAGAAAAACAAGTTCGGATAAGTTGTATAAACAATTCAGTTTTGAGGTTTCAAAATGAGAGGAAATTTGGCGCTGTTCTTCTGCTTGTGCTGAGAACTGGAAAATGTGATGATGTCTTTTCTTCCATAGTTGATTGATGAGGGGAAATGCCAGTTAGTGCGGCTAAGGAAGCAAGAACAATAGGTATATGGGTTTCCCTTTATCTAATCGTGAGAATGGCATTCTTTTGCATTTGACTTCCATTTAACTTTCTTTCACTTTGAATGCCCTAAGCAATTCAATCTATGACGACCAACTTTGGAAAATAAATATTGGATTAACTCCATCTTTTGTAGTTTCTTTGGTAACACTCTTCAGTTTTAGGCATAAAGCACTTGGTTAGCAAGCATAAGGTTTTATTCTTTGGTCATTGCATtatggtgatttttttttttcctgttccACATTAAGCTTCAAGTACAACGAATGTTGCAAAGTTCTTCATAACTATTCCAGGGTTCATTtcacttttaaaatttattaaacgtGAATATATCTTGATGCAGCTTGGTCCAAAGGCTGAGGATGTGAGAAAGCCAGTAAATCCTTTTATGTTCCTTCTGCGCTTCATTCTCGGGGCCATAGCAGCCACGTACTTTGTGCTGGTTCCCATCTACATGTGGATCAAAGATCAAATTGTTCCAAAGGGCATGCCCATTTGAAATGAGCAGAAGCATGGGAATCAATTCATTGATTACCATTCTGCAGTTGTTTCAGAATGATTAATTGTGGTTATAGCACTGTGTTATGTGTCATAGAATAGGATTAAGTCATTGGCCGTTGAACAGGGTAATCTCCGTCAATGTTGGATGGGTTGCCTTTGTTGGTGTTTCGGCCTTTCCTTGAATGACCTATGGTGGAAGGAAATGAGAGCTCTTTTGAGGGAGCTTTGAGAACCTCTTGCAATTTGTAGTGAAATTCTgcttattttattcatttaacgTGTTCTCCTGGTATAGAGATTGCATGGTCACATAAAAGGAATAATCTGTAATTATAGCCAACGTTCAAGGCTTAGATCAAGAGATTAAAGTCATAATGATATCCTAATAATTATAGCCAGCAGACTTAAATCAAGAGATTACAATAAGAATAGTATGATAATTTGATAATATCCATAAAATCTTGATATGATTAGTTGTTACCGTCATTTTGGATGTTATTGCCTTCTTTATTCTACTGTCCATGTCTTGCATAAGTCTTGCCAATGAATGCATCTCTGACACACTGATTAGCCTGTGTTTCTAATTTATCTTTTGAAATTATCACTGCTAAAGTAATCGCAATGAGGAATATTAAACATGGAGAAGGATGACATGCTTCTTTTTTCATTCTATATTCCAATTCTACAGCCTCTGTACGGTTATTGGAATGATAATACAGAGCATGTAACAAAGTTGATACTAACCGCAGCACTCTGTTCTAAATTCTGTTGTTGCATTTGTATAATTTAACCATGCTAGTCATGAGAGTTCTTCATGACAAGGGGGATTTCTGCACCCCGACAGAAGGATATTTGCTACGAAGAAACAAGGAATGGCTTGGATAGAAATCACCATTTCATTGTCTTTAAGATCCAGAAATGACTTGCTGTATACAAGCAAGTGAAAGGTACAGAGCAGAAAGAGAAGATGACCTGAGAGGAATTAGGGAAAAGATACACTTGTATTTTATTAATCATCATTAATGAATTTTAGCTCAGATCAAGTGATAATTGCCAATTCATGTGACCAACAATCGGCATACATAACATTAACCCATCTCTTTAATTAAAGGACTCGTGTAAATAGAACTCCACTTACTCTTATTACAACGCTTTAAGTCTATAAGCAGGTACCCAGAAGGTAACTACTCATAATATATTTTGGAACTTGGCATCCGGAAGGtacatcgagaatattacatatAATATCATCACGGGCAATGGGAGGTTGACCTAATGCATATTCAAGGCCTTCCTTTCATTAAAGGATATGTAACTATTATCTACAATGTCTAGAGGCGGCAAATCAACCATCTTCTCTATTAGTGTTTCCAATCATAATATTTTACCCACTCAGCATGCCTGGCATAATTCTGCAagtatagaccatcatctctttcaGACCAGTTGCAATGTTTATAGTCGTAATCACATTTTGCTACAAGGTTTTTCTTAGCCCAGAACACGTTGTAAGTGCCACCACGAAAATTACCCCAAGCGAAATGGCACCAGAAAAGTGTTGTTCGCTTCCAGTTAATGCGAAATTGGAAGTGGAAGTGTTTGTTCTGCATCAGTTCTTGGTTACCCAAATCATCGTCTTTAGATTGACAATGCAGATAGAGGGTATTGTTGCTCAGGTCATTGAAAACATTGACATGAAACTTTGGGACAAGGTCGAAGGCATGGCTAGGTTCACtcgcaaccaatgccaataaaaGTAGGAGGGCGACATGGATGTTTGAAGCTCTCATGATTCTAGCTGCAATAAATGGTGTATGGTGTGGTTTTCCAAGGCTATAGTTCAATCTTTTTATACAGCTTTTACATCTTTTAATTTCCCTCGCGTTTCTCCTACCTCCGTTTGATCttggacaattttttttttataataatttttacagTGGGGATGATACATGCATGATGACATATATAGTTCCACTAAAAGTTTgctccatttggccaaaaccataTTCAAAAGAATTTGGCTTTAATTCAAAATCCCAAAAACCAACAAAAAGTACTTTCAGTTGTAATTGTCCATTCAATAATGATCGTGCAAATTGTATGAAAGTAACTTGAAAGAAGGTGAATAATCCTCATTAGCAACCCAAATTCATGAGAGCTTTTAGTAATTACGTGGTCATTCTCATGCTGAATTGCAAATCTACAGATGATGATATCTGGGTGAGCATTATGGTTTTGCGTTGCAATTTCAATTTGGGAAACCATTATATGAAGGAGCTTAGAGGTCGAAATCCATGTAACGTGTCAATTGCCAATAAAAAATACCCCAAGGCAAAAGCACCCTATTAATCGTAGGGACTAGAAACTGCAGTAAGGTAAAGTTTTGTACAGGGAGAATGAAGATAATCTAGAAGCAACCTATTCCTGGATTGAAGATTTGTTCATGTTGACGTGAATCTGTAATATCCGCAATGCAGTAAAAGTGATCTTCATCAAGGAAATGCATGCAGCTTAACCTGCCTCCTTAATTGGACTCCTGTAAATAGAAATCCACTTCTtatattttcttctcttttcttttctttcctcatatATAATCAGTGATCTGGATGTCCAGTTAAGGATGGACTAATTTGCAATTTACTTGGAAATCCGTTAAGTCCATTTAGTTCCATTTTCACTTGAAAACTCAATATTTTCAATTCTGGCAGATGTTCAGAATAAAATGCAGAGAAAACGAAACAAAATATTTGTTCTATTAATTCGAATCTGGAAGCACATTGGATGAATTACAGACAATGAGAGTTCGACCTTATTGCACATTCAAGACCTTCCCACCATTGAAGGGTATGTGTTGACTGAAATGTGATTTTTCCTTAATACTTAGTTGCTTAATTTTATGCTGAAATTTGTACTGAAAATGCATTTTTTACTGATGTATTTTTACAGCAGTGTTAGGTAACTTTTTACCATACTTCCAGCCATGTTTTGCTTATTTTTTAGTTGCTAGAGAAGTTAGTTTTTTGTAATCAGTGTAAACAACTCTCTCATGTCTATTTTATAAATGAAATTCTATCTCTCAGTGTAAGGGGGTTCTGCTGAAGAAGATTTTTGTTTTTTCTTCTGTTTTGCTTTGGTTTTTATTTCTCTGTTTTTGAGAATTCATTTTTctgctcaaaattcaacagtggtatcagagcttctcATGATCTTTGAGGGCCTGTGATTGAGAGAAAACAAGTGAGAATCCCATTTACAAAAGAACCAAAACACTAGAAAGTTGAGAGAGATGGCTTCAAGTGGATACTCTGCTCCACCTCCTCCTGTATTTTCTGGAGAAGGTTACTCTATTTGGTCTGTGAAGATGAAGGCTTATCTCAAAGCCTTTGACCTGTGGGAAGTCATCAAATCGAAGGCAACCAGGTCCCTTAAGGGAAGATCCCACTCTTGCTCAGTTGAAAGCACATAGTGAGGAGTGTGCTAAAGGGTTTAAGGCTTTGTCTTGTATACATTCTGCTGTCTCTGATGTTATTTTTACAAGAATTATGGCTTGTGAAACTGCAAAGCAAGCTTGGGACAGACTTAAGGAGGAGTTCCATGGAAGTGAAAGCTCAAAGCAAATATCAGTGCTGAATTTAAGGAGGGAATTTGAGGTTTTAAAGATGAAAGAATCTGAAACTCTTAAGGAGTACACAGATAGATTAATGTCTGTGGTCAATAAAATCAGATTATTGGGTGAAGATTTACCAGATAAAAGGGTTGTGGAGAAGGTTCTTGTAAGTCTACTTGATAGATTTGAGCCTAAGATCTCATCCTTGGAAGATTCAAAGGATTTGAGTAAGATCACCTTACCTGAACTTATAAATTCCTTGCAAGCCATTGAGCAAAGAAGAATTATTAGACAAGAAGATGCTTCTGAGGAGGCATTTGTtgccaaacagaaagggaagcaAGTGATGGAGGTTAAGAAAAGTTCAAAAGAGAGAGACAACAAAGGGAAACAACCTGAAAGTAGAAGTGAGGCTGTCAAGAAGAGCAGATTTCCACCTTGTCCAACTTGTAAAAAAACAAATCATCTGGAGAAGGATTGTTGGCAGAAGAATGGTGTAAAACCCATACAATGTCACTATTGCAAAAAATATGGCCACATTTCAAGAGATTGCAGAATCAAGCAAGGTAAAGCTCAAAAACAACAACAGGGCCAGCAAgcaaattgtcacgacccaaaattctgaaccgtgaccggcgcataatttaagtattcttaaataatgcaagccttatcagaatatcttgaataaatatattgttacttactaatcccaaaaatagacaaaatccaaataaacaaaatgctgaataaacatcataaatatcccataggtaaactgcggaatctctacagatttcaataaaaacttaaattgttcaataaactaaactaattattagcccgagaaaacatgaattcgagcATACCATgaaaacaaatcaaagttgtccctctccagaaaatggactgaatatttggatcagctgcagaattctcgATGCAAAGCAGGATATGAgacgagaaaacgtggtttgagctagatgctcagtgaatgataattatagcacacaacggaataggaacaggcagacgcttgattaatttcacaataaattttctattcaataaaatcatgctcatgctgtcaaaaatcattaataaaataacttcataaaaacataaatataaaagaaattcattcaataaaaattttatgtagTACGATTGCacggggtgatgataccccacatcaccaaaggcggaTGGTAAGCGCTACGGATATCGAATactttcctcctccttcacagatatcaatgcatatgatactaatgcaaaccataaactgcaatgatgcatgactcgacaatgcaacctaataccgtgatagtccacacggcggggccagataacagaaacagatactgggcacaggtaccaattcaaaatagaaaatcaatttgtataaatcaatcaaaatcaataaaaaaatttcagatagcaaacaataactgatagtgcaattctaatagtgtatttcaataatttcagatagtcaataaaatcaaatcaatctcaaatcaattcagtaacacatcggtaaatttatagtcaaatatcaatcaatataaatacattaaaggcctgttcccggaatcctaatgggtctaatgtagagatagttgacaaaatcaattatttaatcaaaatcgaaataaaattcaataataaaataaaactttagaaaatcacatataaaataattgttaaaatattgatttaaaatttcatttaataacaaacttaatgctaagaaattttaaaagggactaaaacggtgccatgtactataattaccactcacctggaacttccaagacaatagttattttcaatggaagagagacaatttcaactgactgattgaatattcaaatctcctacacactcaaaatataagaaagaaaaagagaaaaaaaaattaaataatatatatatatatatatatatacacatttgAATCTGTGCATGTGGGACGAATGGTTTGGGGATTTGCGGTGGAGGATTTGTGCATGTGGGAGGAATGGTTATactgacatatatatatatatataataattaattattgtctaataataattatgattaattcaattcaatattaattatcaaaaaaataaatttgtagagtagttgtaacagatcaagaaaagaaaataaaattagatttacccattattgaacaagggatgagaatttttaccttgaaaatagaatcgaaggtgatgaatagagaagtaaaaatttagggattctctgttgagagtatttgatagaaaaaggaggtgacaaacaggttttaagagcaaagtttagcagaagagatgattatggtatatatatatttttcaagagttctattaggtgtagagtgggataagagttattattgaactgggttgtttagattgcagatatatatttgatttcaaaaataatatatatatatatatatatatatatttataaatatattaaattattattagctaattaaaataaaataataataaataataaatgtatatgggtttccacACAAATTTTACTGATGATCAACCAAAGCAGCAAGAAGATCATTTGTTCATGGTTTCTCAATCATGTAGAGCTATTGATAAGTTTATTTGGTTCATTGATAGTGGCTGTACAAGTCACATGGCTAGAGATGAAAGCTTATTTACCTCCTTAAACAGATCAGTGAAAACAAGTGTCAAGATGGGAAATGGAGAGATGGTTCAGGTTATGGGCAAGGGTACTGTTGCTATGCAAACAAAGAAAGGTACTAAGCATATTTCTGATGTTCTCTACATTCCTAGCTTAGATCAAAATTTATTGAGTGTTGCTCAGATGATGAAAAAAGGTTATTCCTTGTCTTTCAAAGATTGTTGGTGTCATATTTATGATTCCAATAATTCTAAAGTAATGGAGGTTAAAATGGTTAATAATAGCTTTCCTATAATGTCTGGCAATGGTACTGATCATGTATTTACAGCTGCATCTGATGATTCTTGGCTATGGCACAAAAGATATGGGCATTATAACTTGAATTCTTTGAAGTTTATGCAATCTCATGATATGATTAAAGACATGCCTGTTATTTCTAATTGTGATGAGGTATGTTCTAGTTGTCAATTTGGAAAATTGCATAAACAATCATTTCCCAAGAATCAAGTTAGAAGAGCTACTAAGaaattagaaattgtacacactgATGTATGTGGCCCTATGAGTGTGCTTTCTTTGAGCCAAAACAAGTACTTTGTGTTGTTTATAGATGACTTGACTAGAATGACTTGGGTGTATTTTCTAAGTAGCAAGGGTCAAGTTTTCAGtgtttttaagaaatttaaagcTTTGGTTGAGAAGCAAAGTTGCtatgttattaaaaatttgagGTCTGATAATGGGAAGGAGTACACCTCAAATGAATTTGACAAATTTTGTGAGGAAGCTGGAATACAACATCAATTATCAGTGGCTTACTCACCTCAACAGAATGGAGTTTCTGAGAGGAAGAACAGAACAGTTGTTGAGATGGCTAGGTATATGTTGAAAGAGAAAGAGCTACCAAAGATGTTTTGAAATTTGAGGTACATTTACAGTGTGTACTTGTTGAATAGACTTCCTACTAGAGCAGTGGAAAGAAAAACTCCAGTTGAAGCATGGTTTGGATCAAAGCCTTCTGCAAGTCACTTAAAGGTCTTTGGATCAATATGTTACATGCTTGTTCCTGATGTCAAGAGAATCAAGCTGGATGATAAAGCGGAATTGGGCATCTTTCTGGGTTATGTAGCCACATCCAAGGGTTACAGAATTTACAATGTGAAAACAAAGAAGGTGGTTGTTAGTAGAGATGTCAAATTTGATGAAGGAGCCTACTGGAACTTTGAAAAAGAGCAGGTTGGAGTAACAAATTCAGTTCAGCAAATAGTTGATTCAGAAAGTTCTAGCAATGAATGTGTTGAGTCTGAAAAAGAGTACAACTCTGATGGTGAAGCACATGTTCCTAAGTTCAAGTCTCTTTCAGAGATTTATGAAAGCTGTAATTTAGTTGTGTCAGAACCTAGCAGCTATGAAGAAGCTTCACAAGTTGAAGAATGGCAACATGCTATGAAGGAAGAAATTGCAGCAATTGAGAAGAATGGAACCTGTGAATTGACTTCCAAACCAAAAGGAAAAAATGTAATTGGTGTAAAATGGGTTTACAAAACTAAAGTTAATCCTGATGGTTCTATTTTTAGATATAAAGCTAGACTTGTTGTTAAGGGTTATGCTCAACAACCAGGGGTGGATTATGGAGATACATTTGCTCCAGTTGGTAGGCATGATACCATTAAATTATTGTTGTCTTTAGCAGCTCAAAGAGAATGGCAAGTGTTTCACTTGGATGTCAAATCTACATTTTTGAATGGTTTGTTAACTGAAGAAATTTATGTGCAGCAACCAGAAGGATTTGAGGTGCAGGGTCAAGAAGACAAAGTGTATAAGCTGAAAAAGGCTCTTTATGGCCTGAAGCAAGATCCTAGAGCTTGGTATGCAAGAATTGACTCACATTTGATCCAAAATAGATTCAGGAGGAGTGAGAATGAACCAACCTTGTATGTGAGTGGTGATGGAGATGACTCTCAGCTGATAGTGTcactttatgttgatgatatgttaGTGACAGGTGGAAATTTTCAGTTATTGAATGATTTTAAACTGAAAATGCAAACTGAGTTTGAAATGTCTGATTTGGGGAGTATGAGTTACTTTCTTGGTCTAGAAATTGAGCAAGTTACTGAAGGAATCTTTgtctctcaaagaaaatatgctcTTGAAATATTAAAAAGGTACAATATGGATAAATGCAAATCTGTTGCAATTCCTCTAGTTGTGAATGAGAAACTTAGCAAGGAAGACGGAGCTGAGAAAGCAGATGCTTCAATGTATAGAAGTTTAGTTGGTAGTCTGCTATACTTGACTGCATCAAGGACTGATTTAATGTATTCAACTAGCTTATTATCCAGATTTATGCATTCACTAAGTCAAGTGCATTTAGCTGCTGCTAAGAGAGTGTTGAGATACTTGAAAGGTACTACTGATTATGGTATATGGTTTCTAAAAGGAAGATCTGTCAAACTTGAAGGCTATGTGGATAGTGATTGGGCTGGGTGTGTTGATGATTCAAAGAGCACATCAGGCTATGTTTTTTTTCTAGGTTCAGGTCCTTTCTCTTGGAATTCTAAGAAACAAGAGGTGGTGGCTCAATCTACtgcagaagctgaatatattTCATTTCTTCTTTGCTACaaaccaatcaatttggcttaggAAGTTGTTGAAAGATTTGGGAATAGAGCAATGTGAGCCTACAGTTATTTGGTGTGATAACAAATCTGCAATTGCCATTGCAAATAATCCTGTTCAGCATGGAAGAACCAAGCACATCAAGGTGAAGTTTCATTTCCTAAGGGAGGCTGTAAATAATTCAGAGATTAAGCTGCTGCATTATAGGTCTGAAGAACAACTTGCTGATATACTTACTAaagctttgaccaagaacaggttTGAAGAGTTGAGGAAAAAGCTTTGAGTATCAAGGAAAAATCTCAAGGAGGAGTGTTGACTGAAATGTGATTTTTCCTTAATACTTAGTTGCTTAATTTTATGCTGGAATTTGTACTAAAAATGCATTTTTTACTGATGTATTTTTGCAGCAGTGTTAGGTAACTTTTTACCATACTTCCAGCCATGTTTTGCTTATTTTTTAGTTGCTAGAGAAGTTAGTTTTTTGTAATCAGTGTAAACAACTCTCTCATGCCTATTTTATGAATGAAATTCTATCTCTTAGTGTAAGGGGGTTCTGCTGAAGAAGATTTTTGTTTTTTCTTCTGTTTTGCTTTGGCTTTTATTTCTCTGTTCTTGAGAATTCATTTTTctgctcaaaattcaacagtatgTAACTATATGACAATATCCAGAGAAGGGAAATCAGTATCTCATTTATTATGACATTCCCAGTTATAATATTTTTCCCACATGTTGGCAGGAAAATTCATCAAGTGGAAAGCATCGTCTCTCGCAGACCAAAGGCAATCGTGGCGAAGGCATTTGTTTGTGAGGTCTATTTAATACCAGAACCTTTTCAATTTCGTCCCACAATCGATGGTTCCCTCCAGATGACATGATTAGTTCTATAGACATATGACTCAATTAATTTAGAGGTCAATGATGATGATGCATGAATGTTAGTATGCATAAATGTATAATTTTTACTTTTACTCTTCGCTTTGAGATCAATATTTATATAACCAAAACTGAGGTATACAAATCAAACAAAAAAACAAAACCAAAACTGAAATCTTCTCTGCAGCTGAAACTTTGCCCCCTTGTTCCTCCAGCACTCATGTATAGGGTAGGGAAAAATTCTATCCTAAGTTATAGTACACTAAACACATCAATAGAAGGTGGTCCAAGACGATCCTTTTCTTATAAACAATAGATTTATGCTTAAAGTTTAATCATAAGTAGGCATTATCTTGCCTAACATGGGTTTCGAAACGGACTTTAGCCTATACACACATtaagtttatgcataggcctaagtTTATTTCAACTACTACTAAGATTTATGGTTTAAACAATAAGGCCATAAATCCAATATCTTACCTAACACGGGTTTCAAAATAGACTTGAGCCTATATACACATTAAGTTTATGCATAGATTTAAGTTTATTTCAACTATCACTAAAATTTATAGTTTGAACAGTAAGACCATAAATCCAATATAGCAAATCTACAAGGTACCTAAGGCTAAAATAT
The Hevea brasiliensis isolate MT/VB/25A 57/8 chromosome 15, ASM3005281v1, whole genome shotgun sequence genome window above contains:
- the LOC110636214 gene encoding 2-methyl-6-phytyl-1,4-hydroquinone methyltransferase, chloroplastic isoform X1, giving the protein MAASLLNGAENLKFSSGITPSRLGYVGSDFHISCLPKKNLLFYNRNTQSSRILAPSCSMSSSRPASQPRFIQHKKEAFWFYRFLSIVYDHVINPGHWTEDMRDEALEPADLNNRGMTVVDVGGGTGFTTLGIVKHVDAKNITILDQSPHQLAKAKQKEPLKECKIIEGDAEDLPFPTDYAHRYVSAGSIEYWPDPLRGIKEAYRVLKIGGKACIIGPVYPTFWLSRFFADMWMLFPKEEEYIEWFRKAGFIRIELKRIGPKWYRGVRRHGLIMGCSVTGVKPFSGDSSLKLGPKAEDVRKPVNPFMFLLRFILGAIAATYFVLVPIYMWIKDQIVPKGMPI
- the LOC110636214 gene encoding 2-methyl-6-phytyl-1,4-hydroquinone methyltransferase, chloroplastic isoform X2, which translates into the protein MSSSRPASQPRFIQHKKEAFWFYRFLSIVYDHVINPGHWTEDMRDEALEPADLNNRGMTVVDVGGGTGFTTLGIVKHVDAKNITILDQSPHQLAKAKQKEPLKECKIIEGDAEDLPFPTDYAHRYVSAGSIEYWPDPLRGIKEAYRVLKIGGKACIIGPVYPTFWLSRFFADMWMLFPKEEEYIEWFRKAGFIRIELKRIGPKWYRGVRRHGLIMGCSVTGVKPFSGDSSLKLGPKAEDVRKPVNPFMFLLRFILGAIAATYFVLVPIYMWIKDQIVPKGMPI
- the LOC110636509 gene encoding S-protein homolog 29-like, which encodes MRASNIHVALLLLLALVASEPSHAFDLVPKFHVNVFNDLSNNTLYLHCQSKDDDLGNQELMQNKHFHFQFRINWKRTTLFWCHFAWGNFRGGTYNVFWAKKNLVAKCDYDYKHCNWSERDDGLYLQNYARHAEWVKYYDWKH